One genomic window of Alphaproteobacteria bacterium includes the following:
- a CDS encoding YbaB/EbfC family nucleoid-associated protein has translation MNNNLGQMMKQAQEMQQKLQEMQQRMAATDITGKAGGGMVEITMTVKGDARRIKIDPQLINPNDKEMLEDLLVSAINDARTKAEAFIASETEKMMGGMNLPPGMKLPF, from the coding sequence ATGAATAACAATCTCGGCCAGATGATGAAGCAGGCGCAGGAAATGCAGCAGAAGCTGCAAGAAATGCAGCAGCGCATGGCGGCAACCGACATCACCGGCAAGGCCGGCGGCGGCATGGTGGAAATTACCATGACCGTGAAAGGCGATGCGCGCCGCATCAAGATCGATCCGCAGCTTATCAACCCCAACGACAAAGAAATGCTGGAAGATCTTTTGGTCAGCGCGATCAACGATGCGCGCACCAAGGCCGAAGCCTTCATCGCATCGGAAACCGAAAAGATGATGGGCGGCATGAACCTTCCGCCCGGCATGAAGCTTCCGTTCTGA
- the pyk gene encoding pyruvate kinase, with protein sequence MSHAGPARPVHRERATKIVATLGPASNTKDAIRDLFMAGADVFRFNFSHGTHDDHRRRMEIVRGLESELNRPICALADLQGPKLRVGAFAKGAIDLKPGQSFRFDLEHKPGDENRVCLPHPEIFAAVGAGSDILCDDGRVRLRVTSVGRDHMVTEVISGTRLSDHKGVNVPGVVLPLSAMTDKDKRDLDAALAMGADWVALSFVQRPEDVAGIKKLVAGRAAVLAKLEKPSAVKTLERILELADGVMVARGDLGVELPPEDVPSIQKQIVREARKLGKPVIVATQMLESMIASPAPTRAEASDVATAIYDGADAIMLSGETAMGKYPVEAVAIMDRIARRIHTDPIYRDMMDSQHPDLQHTAADAITAAARQVVETIDAAAIVTYTTHGATTLRAARERPHVPILCLTSKLETARRLALSFGVHAVHTEDVHDFAEMVQKASHVAQHDGIAEVGQRLVVTAGVPFGTPGNTNILRIAWVENQLL encoded by the coding sequence ATGTCCCATGCAGGTCCAGCCAGACCGGTTCACCGCGAACGCGCCACCAAGATCGTGGCGACGCTGGGCCCGGCCAGCAACACGAAAGACGCGATCCGCGATCTGTTCATGGCTGGCGCCGATGTTTTCCGCTTCAATTTCAGCCACGGCACGCATGATGATCACCGTCGCCGTATGGAAATTGTGCGCGGGCTGGAAAGCGAACTGAACCGCCCGATCTGCGCGCTCGCCGATCTACAAGGCCCGAAGCTGCGCGTCGGCGCATTCGCCAAGGGCGCGATCGATCTCAAGCCGGGGCAATCTTTCCGCTTCGATCTTGAACATAAGCCCGGCGATGAAAACCGCGTCTGCCTGCCCCACCCGGAAATCTTCGCGGCCGTCGGCGCGGGCAGCGATATTCTGTGCGATGACGGACGCGTGCGTTTGCGCGTCACCAGCGTCGGGCGCGACCATATGGTGACCGAGGTTATATCCGGCACCCGTCTTTCCGATCATAAGGGCGTGAATGTTCCGGGCGTGGTGCTGCCGCTTTCGGCGATGACAGATAAAGATAAGCGCGATCTTGATGCCGCGCTCGCGATGGGGGCCGATTGGGTTGCGCTTTCCTTCGTGCAGCGCCCGGAAGACGTGGCGGGCATCAAGAAGCTGGTGGCGGGGCGCGCCGCGGTGCTGGCGAAGCTGGAAAAGCCTTCTGCCGTCAAGACGCTGGAGCGTATTCTTGAACTGGCCGACGGCGTGATGGTTGCGCGCGGCGATCTTGGGGTCGAATTGCCGCCCGAAGATGTGCCAAGCATCCAGAAACAGATCGTGCGCGAAGCGCGCAAGCTCGGCAAGCCCGTGATCGTGGCGACGCAGATGCTGGAATCGATGATCGCGAGCCCGGCGCCGACGCGGGCCGAAGCTTCGGACGTCGCGACCGCAATTTACGATGGCGCCGACGCCATCATGCTTTCGGGTGAAACCGCAATGGGAAAATACCCGGTCGAAGCGGTGGCGATTATGGACCGCATCGCGCGCCGTATTCACACCGACCCGATCTACCGCGATATGATGGACAGCCAGCATCCGGATCTGCAGCATACGGCGGCCGATGCGATTACCGCTGCCGCACGGCAGGTGGTCGAAACCATCGATGCGGCCGCGATCGTCACCTACACGACCCACGGCGCGACCACGCTGCGCGCCGCGCGCGAACGTCCGCATGTGCCGATTTTGTGCCTGACGTCAAAACTCGAAACCGCGCGCCGTCTTGCGCTTTCGTTCGGCGTGCACGCCGTTCATACCGAAGACGTGCATGATTTTGCCGAAATGGTGCAAAAGGCTTCGCATGTCGCGCAGCATGATGGCATCGCCGAGGTCGGCCAGCGGCTGGTGGTTACGGCAGGCGTTCCCTTCGGCACGCCCGGCAACACCAATATCCTGCGTATTGCGTGGGTCGAAAACCAGTTGCTATAA
- a CDS encoding 50S ribosomal protein L36: MKIVNSLKALKKRDANNRLVRRKGRVYIINKKNKRYKARQG, translated from the coding sequence ATGAAGATCGTCAATTCACTGAAGGCGCTGAAAAAGCGCGACGCGAACAACCGGCTCGTGCGCCGCAAAGGCCGCGTTTACATCATCAACAAGAAGAACAAGCGCTACAAGGCGCGCCAGGGCTAA
- the ltaE gene encoding low-specificity L-threonine aldolase, producing MIDLRSDTVTKPCQNMRQAMAQAEVGDDVYDGDPTVVRLQNMAADMLGKEAALFVPSGTQANLLALLCHCERGDEYIVGQQSHTYKYEGGGAAVLGSIQPQPIEFEKDGRLDLNKAARFVKPYDPHFAKSKLLCLENTLSGKILPVDYLYEARAFCDNHGLSLHLDGARVFNAAVALNIDVKKITRPFDTVSVCLSKGLGCPVGSLLLGNRELLKRAVHWRKMLGGGMRQAGIVAAAGIYALQNNVKRLEIDHDNARTLAKGLSGIDELKVDMDEVQTNMVFIDIPENGAADMAGFMAEQGIRMFSGKKIRLVTHLDINETDLGKVVLAFKRYYETKGHRCSA from the coding sequence ATGATAGACCTTAGAAGCGATACTGTCACCAAGCCTTGCCAGAATATGCGGCAGGCTATGGCCCAGGCCGAGGTGGGCGACGACGTTTATGACGGAGATCCAACGGTCGTCAGATTACAAAACATGGCGGCGGACATGCTCGGGAAAGAAGCCGCCCTGTTTGTGCCAAGCGGAACGCAGGCCAATTTGCTTGCCCTTTTGTGTCACTGTGAAAGAGGTGACGAATACATCGTCGGACAGCAATCCCATACTTATAAGTATGAAGGCGGCGGTGCCGCCGTTTTGGGAAGTATTCAGCCGCAGCCGATAGAATTTGAAAAAGACGGGCGACTCGATCTCAACAAGGCTGCACGGTTTGTGAAGCCGTATGATCCTCATTTTGCGAAAAGCAAATTGCTGTGCCTTGAAAATACTTTGTCCGGGAAAATCCTTCCGGTTGACTATCTGTACGAAGCAAGGGCCTTTTGTGACAATCACGGGTTGTCTCTTCATCTAGATGGGGCGAGGGTTTTTAATGCTGCTGTGGCATTGAATATAGACGTCAAAAAAATCACGCGGCCGTTTGATACGGTGTCCGTTTGCCTTTCGAAAGGGTTGGGCTGCCCTGTCGGCTCGCTGCTGCTTGGCAACCGGGAACTCCTTAAGCGTGCCGTGCATTGGCGCAAGATGCTTGGCGGTGGTATGCGTCAGGCGGGTATTGTTGCAGCAGCAGGCATATATGCTCTGCAAAATAACGTTAAACGTCTGGAAATCGATCATGACAATGCGCGGACCCTTGCTAAGGGCCTGTCTGGTATTGATGAATTGAAGGTGGATATGGATGAGGTGCAGACCAACATGGTGTTTATCGATATTCCTGAAAACGGTGCCGCAGATATGGCCGGTTTTATGGCAGAGCAGGGGATAAGAATGTTTTCAGGCAAGAAGATACGGCTGGTGACACATTTGGATATTAACGAGACGGACCTTGGAAAGGTTGTGTTAGCATTTAAACGATATTACGAAACAAAGGGCCATCGCTGTAGCGCATAG
- the folP gene encoding dihydropteroate synthase → MQLRELLARKDGPLVMGIINVTPDSFSGDGVKTDTAALLAQARAMVADGADILDIGGESSRPGATPVPSEQEIARTAPAIAAIRRATDIPISIDTAKAAVAEAAMQAGANIINDITALQGDKAMGDVAVRHNAPVVLMHNRARLFAGKLAGDDKRGAAHTAPDYEDFLDDMLRDLKKLVQGAKGTGVPENQIAIDPGIGFGKTVEQNLMLINHCDRIAALGYPVLIGASRKSFIGHTLDAEQGDRLEGDAAVCAIAVARGASILRVHDVKQMARVVKMAAAITAA, encoded by the coding sequence ATGCAGCTGCGCGAACTTCTGGCCCGGAAAGACGGCCCGCTTGTCATGGGCATTATCAACGTGACGCCGGACAGCTTTTCCGGCGACGGCGTCAAGACAGACACAGCCGCTTTGCTGGCACAGGCGCGCGCGATGGTCGCGGACGGCGCCGACATCCTTGATATCGGCGGCGAAAGCAGCCGCCCCGGCGCCACGCCGGTGCCTTCGGAACAGGAAATTGCGCGCACCGCGCCCGCCATCGCCGCCATTCGCCGCGCCACCGATATTCCCATTTCCATCGACACCGCAAAGGCAGCCGTGGCCGAAGCGGCAATGCAGGCCGGCGCCAACATTATCAACGACATTACCGCGCTGCAGGGCGACAAAGCGATGGGCGATGTCGCCGTGCGGCACAACGCGCCCGTGGTTTTAATGCACAACCGCGCCCGGCTTTTTGCGGGCAAACTGGCGGGCGACGACAAGCGCGGCGCGGCGCATACCGCGCCGGATTACGAGGACTTTCTCGATGACATGCTGCGCGACCTGAAAAAGCTGGTGCAGGGCGCGAAGGGCACGGGCGTGCCCGAAAACCAGATCGCGATAGACCCCGGAATTGGCTTCGGCAAAACCGTCGAACAGAACCTGATGCTGATCAACCACTGCGACAGGATCGCGGCGCTCGGCTACCCCGTGCTTATCGGCGCTTCGCGCAAATCCTTCATCGGCCACACGCTGGATGCCGAACAGGGCGACCGGCTTGAAGGCGATGCCGCCGTTTGCGCCATTGCCGTTGCGCGCGGCGCAAGCATTTTACGCGTGCACGATGTTAAGCAAATGGCGCGCGTCGTGAAAATGGCGGCGGCAATAACCGCCGCATAG
- a CDS encoding tetratricopeptide repeat protein produces the protein MSRQLQAAIDHHRAGRLKEAESGYRLALRQQPRNADALSLLGVVLDGLGKPDEAVATIRRAVAIDPKAALFRLHLGTALISAAQYPEAVRELQLAAGMAPGMAEAHYNLGNALRLAGNGAAAVESYRAALKLAPHMLQARMNLGLALAAQQKYDEALGELRATQLAAPGNLEVQLNLANVLDQKGDYDALLAEAQKALQMAPNHAHAHFMYGLALNRLFRDEEAIGVYERALKLEPGNPEGWDNYAQSLQGAGRYDEAEAAYRKGLALRPHDPAINYHNALISLLRGNLAEGFANYRWRWQAVPALRRLQHAAPLWDGGDLQGKTILVVDEQGFGDCIMFCRYLPLLKQRGARVVYAARKPLHALLHGFDGVDELIDRAAAPETPCDCHAAIMDLPAHFGTVLDTVPAAASYLAPPPGAAPALPAGQGLRVGVVWMGSKFHKHDLRRSVPLEQFKALFDIGGATFYSLVRPTDIRDDEAALLKTLPVIDCGSMIGDFADTARIMQQLDLVISVDTAAVHLAGALGRPVWVMLPLGPDWRWLTGREDSPWYPSARLYRQTKAREWADVIANVAAALAQRAA, from the coding sequence ATGTCCCGCCAGCTCCAAGCCGCCATCGATCATCACCGCGCCGGCCGCCTTAAGGAGGCGGAAAGCGGCTACCGTCTGGCGCTGCGGCAGCAACCGCGCAATGCCGATGCCCTGTCGCTGCTCGGCGTGGTGCTGGACGGGCTCGGCAAGCCCGACGAGGCGGTCGCGACCATACGCCGCGCTGTCGCGATCGACCCCAAGGCGGCGCTGTTCCGGCTGCATCTCGGCACTGCGCTGATCTCTGCCGCGCAATACCCGGAAGCGGTCAGGGAGCTGCAGCTTGCGGCCGGCATGGCGCCCGGCATGGCTGAAGCGCACTACAATCTCGGCAACGCGCTGCGCCTCGCGGGCAATGGCGCGGCTGCGGTGGAAAGCTATCGCGCTGCGCTGAAGCTTGCGCCGCATATGCTGCAGGCGCGCATGAATCTCGGCCTCGCGCTGGCCGCGCAACAGAAATACGACGAAGCGCTCGGCGAACTGCGTGCGACGCAGCTGGCCGCGCCCGGTAACCTTGAAGTGCAACTTAACCTTGCCAACGTGCTCGATCAGAAAGGCGATTACGATGCTTTGCTGGCCGAAGCGCAGAAGGCGCTGCAGATGGCGCCGAACCATGCGCACGCACATTTCATGTACGGGCTGGCGCTCAACCGCCTGTTCCGGGATGAAGAAGCGATCGGCGTTTATGAACGTGCGCTGAAGCTGGAGCCCGGCAACCCCGAAGGCTGGGATAATTATGCCCAATCATTGCAGGGCGCCGGGCGCTATGATGAAGCCGAGGCGGCCTACCGCAAGGGGCTGGCGCTGCGCCCGCATGACCCGGCCATCAATTACCATAATGCGCTGATCAGCTTGCTGCGCGGCAACCTCGCTGAAGGTTTCGCCAACTATCGCTGGCGCTGGCAGGCGGTGCCTGCGTTGCGGCGCTTGCAACATGCCGCGCCGCTATGGGATGGCGGCGATTTGCAAGGCAAAACCATTCTTGTGGTCGATGAACAGGGTTTCGGCGATTGCATCATGTTCTGCCGTTATCTGCCGCTTCTGAAGCAGCGCGGCGCGCGCGTTGTGTATGCCGCGCGCAAACCGCTGCACGCTTTGTTGCACGGCTTCGATGGCGTCGATGAATTGATCGACCGTGCCGCCGCGCCCGAAACGCCGTGCGATTGCCATGCCGCGATCATGGATCTGCCTGCGCATTTCGGCACGGTGCTGGATACGGTGCCCGCCGCCGCGTCCTATCTCGCGCCGCCGCCGGGCGCCGCGCCCGCGCTGCCTGCGGGGCAGGGGCTGAGGGTCGGCGTGGTATGGATGGGCAGCAAGTTCCATAAGCACGATTTGCGCCGCTCGGTGCCGCTGGAACAGTTCAAGGCTTTGTTTGATATCGGCGGCGCAACCTTCTACAGCCTCGTGCGCCCGACCGATATACGCGACGACGAAGCGGCGCTGCTGAAGACGCTGCCGGTTATCGATTGCGGCAGCATGATCGGCGATTTTGCCGATACCGCGCGCATCATGCAGCAACTTGATCTTGTGATTTCGGTCGATACTGCGGCCGTGCATCTTGCCGGGGCGCTTGGGCGGCCGGTCTGGGTGATGCTGCCGCTTGGGCCTGATTGGCGCTGGCTTACCGGGCGCGAAGACAGCCCGTGGTATCCGTCGGCGCGGCTATACCGCCAGACGAAGGCGCGTGAATGGGCCGATGTAATTGCAAACGTTGCCGCCGCGCTTGCGCAGCGTGCCGCCTAG
- a CDS encoding DNA polymerase III subunit gamma/tau produces MFPATGTAATLIAAEAAPHYRVLARKYRPSSFAELIGQETVVQTLTNAIKAGRLAQAWMLTGVRGIGKTTTARIIARALNCTGAGADAGPTAEPCGVCENCKSIAADRHPDVLEMDAASRTGVDDIRDIIDGVRYSPTAARYKIYIIDEVHMLSKNAFNALLKTLEEPPPHVKFIFATTEIRKVPVTVLSRCQRFDLRRVESHELARHFADVSAREGVQAEEEAILLIARAADGSVRDGLSLLDQAIARDGKQITARDVRDMLGFADRAQVMDLCRKVLLGEMQGALTIFDDMIRAGADALSLLHDLCDLVHTLTRAKLSPDMLQGPELPEHERKLVQELSALEIPALTRAWQILLKGIGEVQMADNPAKAAAMLLVRLAYAASLPTPADLMRQMRSQPGDDAGAGPGAPGGGPPGGATARYAAPMRRGSAAVAVAYSNPEPVAAAQAEAAAGPALASMPETFRALVALFEEKREARLYSQLYASVQLVRFAPGKLDICAGPGVAANFASQVGQCLQDWTGQRWLVSVAREGGAPSLAEQDRQAAEARLEGVRSHPLVQKALAVFPGAKLANVRFGKANKNDVAIDGVPGDDAPVTDGEEQGDA; encoded by the coding sequence TTGTTTCCCGCCACGGGCACCGCCGCGACATTGATCGCGGCCGAAGCCGCCCCGCATTACCGGGTTCTGGCGCGCAAATACCGGCCCAGCAGCTTCGCCGAGCTGATCGGGCAGGAAACCGTGGTGCAAACGCTGACCAACGCCATCAAGGCCGGGCGTCTTGCGCAGGCATGGATGCTAACCGGCGTGCGCGGCATCGGCAAAACCACAACCGCGCGCATCATCGCCCGCGCGCTCAACTGCACCGGCGCCGGGGCGGATGCGGGCCCGACGGCCGAGCCTTGCGGCGTGTGCGAAAACTGCAAATCGATTGCCGCCGACCGGCACCCGGATGTGCTGGAAATGGACGCCGCTTCGCGCACCGGGGTTGACGATATCCGCGACATTATCGATGGCGTGCGCTACAGCCCCACCGCGGCGCGCTACAAAATATACATCATCGACGAAGTGCATATGCTTTCCAAGAACGCCTTCAACGCTTTGTTAAAGACGTTGGAAGAGCCGCCGCCGCATGTGAAGTTCATTTTTGCCACGACCGAAATCCGCAAGGTGCCGGTGACGGTGCTTTCGCGCTGCCAGCGCTTCGATTTGCGCCGGGTGGAAAGCCACGAACTTGCGCGGCATTTTGCCGATGTCTCCGCGCGCGAAGGCGTGCAGGCGGAAGAAGAAGCGATTTTGCTGATTGCGCGCGCGGCCGATGGTTCGGTGCGTGACGGGCTCAGCCTGCTCGATCAGGCGATCGCGCGCGACGGCAAGCAGATCACGGCGCGCGACGTGCGCGATATGCTCGGTTTCGCCGACCGGGCGCAGGTGATGGATCTGTGCCGCAAGGTCCTGCTCGGTGAAATGCAGGGCGCGCTCACTATCTTCGACGACATGATCCGCGCCGGCGCGGACGCGCTTAGCCTGCTGCATGATTTATGCGATCTCGTGCACACGCTGACGCGCGCCAAGCTTTCGCCCGATATGCTGCAGGGCCCCGAACTGCCGGAACATGAACGCAAGCTGGTGCAGGAACTTTCGGCGCTCGAAATCCCGGCGCTGACGCGCGCCTGGCAGATTTTGTTGAAGGGCATTGGCGAAGTGCAAATGGCCGATAACCCGGCCAAGGCAGCGGCCATGCTGCTTGTCCGGCTGGCCTACGCCGCCTCGCTGCCCACCCCGGCGGATCTGATGCGCCAGATGCGCAGCCAGCCCGGGGACGATGCGGGCGCCGGCCCGGGCGCGCCCGGCGGCGGTCCGCCCGGCGGCGCTACGGCACGTTATGCCGCCCCCATGCGCCGCGGCAGCGCGGCGGTTGCGGTCGCGTACAGCAACCCTGAACCTGTCGCAGCGGCGCAGGCCGAAGCCGCGGCCGGGCCCGCTTTGGCTTCGATGCCTGAAACATTCCGCGCACTCGTGGCGCTGTTTGAAGAAAAGCGCGAAGCGCGTCTCTATTCCCAGCTTTACGCCAGCGTGCAGTTGGTGCGCTTTGCGCCCGGCAAGCTCGATATTTGCGCAGGCCCCGGCGTGGCGGCCAACTTCGCCAGCCAGGTGGGTCAGTGCCTGCAGGATTGGACGGGTCAGCGCTGGCTTGTCAGCGTTGCGCGCGAAGGCGGCGCGCCAAGCCTGGCTGAACAGGATAGGCAGGCGGCCGAAGCCCGGCTCGAAGGGGTGCGCAGCCATCCGCTGGTGCAAAAGGCGCTTGCGGTGTTTCCCGGCGCCAAGCTCGCGAATGTAAGATTTGGCAAGGCAAACAAGAATGATGTTGCCATTGATGGCGTGCCCGGGGATGATGCGCCCGTGACGGACGGCGAGGAACAAGGCGACGCGTAA
- the folK gene encoding 2-amino-4-hydroxy-6-hydroxymethyldihydropteridine diphosphokinase, translating into MVILGLGANLGDRHAMFLEALRRLGSQISIIKTSPIYETGAREVLDQPDFLNAAVLGRTTLQPHELLQFCRTMEKQLGRLTSEHFGPRQIDIDILYYNREIIDDGGLILPHPRRTGRRFVLKPLSDIAPDFVDPVTHQTVAEMLNDLDDIDDVRLFAKQWPVKVTGKTEGDEDNNHD; encoded by the coding sequence ATGGTTATTTTGGGTTTGGGCGCCAATCTGGGGGATCGCCATGCGATGTTTCTTGAGGCGCTGCGGCGGCTCGGCAGCCAGATCAGCATCATCAAGACCTCTCCCATCTATGAAACAGGGGCGCGCGAAGTGCTCGATCAGCCCGATTTCCTGAACGCGGCAGTGCTGGGCCGCACGACATTGCAGCCGCACGAGCTTTTGCAGTTCTGCAGAACCATGGAAAAACAGCTCGGCCGCCTGACCTCGGAACATTTCGGCCCCCGCCAGATCGATATCGATATCCTATATTATAACCGCGAGATTATCGACGATGGCGGTCTGATCCTGCCGCACCCGCGCCGGACGGGGCGGCGCTTCGTGCTCAAGCCGCTCAGCGATATCGCGCCGGACTTCGTTGACCCCGTGACTCATCAGACCGTTGCGGAAATGCTGAACGACCTTGATGATATCGATGACGTACGCCTTTTCGCCAAACAGTGGCCCGTCAAGGTAACCGGCAAGACCGAGGGCGATGAAGACAACAACCACGATTAG
- the recR gene encoding recombination protein RecR, producing MQISPIDRLTQLLAKLPGLGPRSARRIVLFLLKRRELLMEPLADALRETAASVRVCTACGNLDANDPCGLCCDARRDRGLICVVEDVADLWALERSHAYRGLYHVLGGTLSALDGVRPEDLRLDGLVQRVQQNGVREVILALNATVEGQATAHYVIERLEGTGAAVTRLAHGLPVGGELDYLDDGTLTAALQARRQAS from the coding sequence GTGCAGATATCGCCCATCGACCGCCTGACGCAATTGCTGGCCAAGCTACCGGGGCTTGGGCCGCGCTCGGCCCGGCGCATCGTGCTTTTTCTGCTCAAGCGCCGCGAACTGCTGATGGAGCCGCTGGCGGATGCCTTGCGTGAAACCGCGGCCTCGGTCCGGGTTTGCACGGCTTGCGGCAATCTCGACGCCAACGATCCGTGCGGCCTGTGCTGCGATGCGCGCCGCGACCGCGGGCTTATATGCGTGGTCGAGGATGTGGCAGATTTGTGGGCGCTGGAACGCAGCCATGCCTATCGCGGGCTCTATCATGTTCTCGGCGGCACGCTTTCCGCGCTCGATGGCGTGCGGCCCGAAGATTTGCGCCTCGATGGTCTTGTGCAACGCGTGCAGCAGAATGGCGTGCGCGAAGTAATCCTCGCGCTCAATGCCACCGTGGAAGGCCAGGCCACCGCGCATTACGTGATTGAGCGGCTCGAAGGCACGGGCGCCGCCGTCACGCGCCTTGCGCACGGCCTGCCTGTGGGCGGCGAGCTGGATTACCTCGATGACGGGACGCTTACCGCCGCCCTGCAAGCCCGGCGTCAGGCATCGTGA